The window TGCCCCCCAATAGCCCGGTCCAAGGATTCGATAACCCGCTTTTTGAATTCAGGATCCTTCATATGGGCCGCTTCATCAGGAGCTTTCGTATGGACATGGATGAAATCATACTGCCGGGAACTGTCCCTTGCTTTTGCCAGCCGTTTGGATAAATCGGTCTGCGGATTGTCCATTGCCGGGATTTTTTGAAAATCAAGACCAATATACTTACTTAAACCGCCAAAAACGGCACCCGAAGCGATGGACAAACCTTTCAAGCCGTAGCGTGAGGAAAAGGGTGTAACCCGCTTGAGACGACCGGCCCGCTGAGTAACAAGCCCGTTCAAAGGGGGAAGCCTTTCCTTTTTCCTTTTTACATTGACGGGGTGTTTGTTCAATGCCTGGTGAACATGTATCAGGTAGGCCTTGAGCGCTTTCGCCGTGTTCACGGCATCGACCTCCAAAGCGTGGCTTTTCCAAGGAACCGGATTCATCATAAATGCATCGTCACGCATGGGGTTTGTGTCGGTCACAAATGGGCTAACCGATCCTCTCAACACCAGAACCCCGAAAAGTTTCCCAATGTGGTGGAAGGTGATATCGATATCGTTCCAAACAAAATGTTTGATGACAGGAATCAGTTCGGTGATTTCATCAACGGTAGCTGGGGGCGTGTCCCGTTTGAGAAAGAACACCCTGTCCTCTGATGTGATGGTGGATATATGAGTCAGCAAAGCGACATCATCAGCGGTCAACGGCACCCCTGCCCCAAGGGCCTCCAGTGCGCCCCGTCCCGGAAAATCGACCTGATCGTATCCGAAAATGGCAAAGTGCGCTTTCTCGCTGGGAAGAGCCAACC of the Deltaproteobacteria bacterium genome contains:
- the apgM gene encoding 2,3-bisphosphoglycerate-independent phosphoglycerate mutase; the protein is MKKCILILLDGLGDRAYEIFGHQTPLQAAHTPALDHMAAVGANGLYHAAQLGLALPSEKAHFAIFGYDQVDFPGRGALEALGAGVPLTADDVALLTHISTITSEDRVFFLKRDTPPATVDEITELIPVIKHFVWNDIDITFHHIGKLFGVLVLRGSVSPFVTDTNPMRDDAFMMNPVPWKSHALEVDAVNTAKALKAYLIHVHQALNKHPVNVKRKKERLPPLNGLVTQRAGRLKRVTPFSSRYGLKGLSIASGAVFGGLSKYIGLDFQKIPAMDNPQTDLSKRLAKARDSSRQYDFIHVHTKAPDEAAHMKDPEFKKRVIESLDRAIGGHLHWLLGDPDILTVVTSDHSTPSRGPLVHSGEPVPLTLCGEGVRRDAVVRFDEISVAAGALGTVRDRELMYLILNHLDRIKLMDIMDTDEDQMFWPGRYEPFKF